CTGGGGGCGGGCAATAACTTCGTGGAGGTGCAGGTGGTGGAGCAAATCCTCGATCCACCGACCGCCAATGCCTTCGGGCTGTTCGAGGGACAGATCTGCGTGATGGTTCACTCCGGTTCACGAGGCTTCGGCTATCAGATTTGTACCGACTTTCTGCCGGTCATGAACAAGGCCGCCGACAAGTACGGTATCCCTCTGCCCGACCGCCAACTTGCCTGCGCGCCGGTCACCAGCCCGGAAGGGCAGCGCTACCTCGCCGCGATGCGCTGCGCGGCCAATTTCGCATGGGTGAACCGCTTGGTTATGCATCACTTCGCTCGCGAGGCATTAAAAGACATCCTCGACTTGTCTGAGGATCGCTGCGGATTCGCGCTGGTCTATGACGTATGCCACAATATCGCCAAGCTCGAGGAGCACATGGTGGAGGGGCGAAAGCGGCGGGTGTGCGTGCATCGCAAGGGAGCCACCCGGAGCCTTCCGGCCAATCATCCGCTGGTTCCGCCCGCCTACCGGCATGTCGGCCAACCGGTGCTGATTCCCGGCGATATGGGCCGTGCCTCGTACGTGCTCGTGGGTGCCGAGACCGCTCTCGTCGAGTCGTTCGGATCGGCTCCGCACGGAGCGGGGCGGCTGATGTCCCGCCATCAGGGGGCGAAACTCGCGCGGGGCGAGGAAGTGCGGGCTCGACTGGCCCAGCAAGGGATCATTGTTCAAGCCCGCAGCCGGGCCACGCTGGCCGAGGAGCAACCGGACGTGTACAAAGACGTGGAGGAAGTGGTGCGGGTGGCGGCGGGAGCGGGCTTGGCGACGCCGGTGGCCAAACTGCAGCCGATTGGAGCCATCAAGGGCTGATAGAAGTACTCCCTTTTTGTTCTCCCCGCATAGCGCGGGAGAGTGAAATGCAGTCAAAGCAAGAGGGACAAGCCCATGCTGAAACAGCACCCATTTCTGAGAGCATTGTTCATCTTCGTGAACATTTGGGTGTGTGCAATAGTCACACTTCTCATCCTTTATTTTTCATGGCTGCGAGAATGGCAAATGACATGGGGTGCGACAGACGTAGAAGTAAGCCAGTATATGGCGGGTGATGAACTGCTTGTGGATCCCACCCTGAACGCAACCCGAGCAGTGGAAATAAAGGCGCCTCCGGAGAAAGTATGGCCGTGGTTAATC
The genomic region above belongs to bacterium and contains:
- a CDS encoding RtcB family protein, which produces LGAGNNFVEVQVVEQILDPPTANAFGLFEGQICVMVHSGSRGFGYQICTDFLPVMNKAADKYGIPLPDRQLACAPVTSPEGQRYLAAMRCAANFAWVNRLVMHHFAREALKDILDLSEDRCGFALVYDVCHNIAKLEEHMVEGRKRRVCVHRKGATRSLPANHPLVPPAYRHVGQPVLIPGDMGRASYVLVGAETALVESFGSAPHGAGRLMSRHQGAKLARGEEVRARLAQQGIIVQARSRATLAEEQPDVYKDVEEVVRVAAGAGLATPVAKLQPIGAIKG